The following proteins are encoded in a genomic region of Anaerobranca californiensis DSM 14826:
- a CDS encoding ribbon-helix-helix domain-containing protein, with protein sequence MLSEKTRIPMSKLLDEAIEDLIKKYKKL encoded by the coding sequence ATGTTATCAGAAAAAACAAGGATACCAATGTCTAAACTTCTCGATGAAGCTATAGAAGATTTAATAAAAAAATATAAAAAACTTTAG